From a region of the Lactuca sativa cultivar Salinas chromosome 4, Lsat_Salinas_v11, whole genome shotgun sequence genome:
- the LOC111910625 gene encoding methylthioribose-1-phosphate isomerase isoform X1: MFDLVAFCSLLFQAYIEVAEVMLEDDVASNKAIGSYGSSFIQIQQKESKKFPVLTHCNTASLATAEFGTALGVIRALHDDRVLGRAYCTETRPFNQGSRLTAYKLVHDKIPATLIGDYAAAALMKTRSIHAIIVGADRVTANGVKEKLKKQIKEVELAQSKEVSLHWYGMAESVQVIGGIYVSFSHLGEIRTFGMLHSRFKWVTSALCEHLVPMQKRGA; encoded by the exons ATGTTTGATTTAGTTGCTTTTTGTTCTTTGCTTTTTCAGGCTTACATTGAAGTTGCTGAAGTAATGTTGGAAGATGATGTTGCTTCCAATAAAGCAATCGGGTCATATGGATCTTCTTTCATTCAAATTCAACAAAAGGAATCTAAGAAATTTCCTGTTTTGACACATTGTAATACTGCCAG TCTTGCAACAGCTGAATTTGGAACTGCTCTTGGAGTAATCCGTGCACTACATGATGATAGAGTACTAGGAAGAGCTTATTGTACAGAAACCCGTCCATTTAACCAA GGATCAAGATTGACAGCTTATAAATTAGTTCATGACAAAATACCCGCGACTCTTATAGGAGATTATGCAGCTGCTGCTTTAATGAAAACTAGATCTATCCATGCTATCATTGTTGGAGCTGATCGTGTTACTGCTAATG GTGTTAAAGAGAAGTTAAAGAAACAGATTAAAGAAGTGGAACTTGCACAATCGAAAGAAGTGTCATTACACTGGTATGGCATGGCAGAG AGTGTTCAAGTTATTGGTGGAATCTATGTGTCCTTCAGCCACTTGGGTGAG ATAAGGACATTTGGCATGTTACATTCAAGATTTAAATGGGTTACTTCAGCTCTCTGCGAACACCTTGTGCCAATGCAAAAAAGAGGAGCCTAA
- the LOC111910625 gene encoding methylthioribose-1-phosphate isomerase isoform X2 — MLEDDVASNKAIGSYGSSFIQIQQKESKKFPVLTHCNTASLATAEFGTALGVIRALHDDRVLGRAYCTETRPFNQGSRLTAYKLVHDKIPATLIGDYAAAALMKTRSIHAIIVGADRVTANGVKEKLKKQIKEVELAQSKEVSLHWYGMAESVQVIGGIYVSFSHLGEIRTFGMLHSRFKWVTSALCEHLVPMQKRGA; from the exons ATGTTGGAAGATGATGTTGCTTCCAATAAAGCAATCGGGTCATATGGATCTTCTTTCATTCAAATTCAACAAAAGGAATCTAAGAAATTTCCTGTTTTGACACATTGTAATACTGCCAG TCTTGCAACAGCTGAATTTGGAACTGCTCTTGGAGTAATCCGTGCACTACATGATGATAGAGTACTAGGAAGAGCTTATTGTACAGAAACCCGTCCATTTAACCAA GGATCAAGATTGACAGCTTATAAATTAGTTCATGACAAAATACCCGCGACTCTTATAGGAGATTATGCAGCTGCTGCTTTAATGAAAACTAGATCTATCCATGCTATCATTGTTGGAGCTGATCGTGTTACTGCTAATG GTGTTAAAGAGAAGTTAAAGAAACAGATTAAAGAAGTGGAACTTGCACAATCGAAAGAAGTGTCATTACACTGGTATGGCATGGCAGAG AGTGTTCAAGTTATTGGTGGAATCTATGTGTCCTTCAGCCACTTGGGTGAG ATAAGGACATTTGGCATGTTACATTCAAGATTTAAATGGGTTACTTCAGCTCTCTGCGAACACCTTGTGCCAATGCAAAAAAGAGGAGCCTAA